The stretch of DNA TCTTCTTTAATACCCATTGATTATTTCTGCTTCTATTAATAACTGCTTTAATTCTCGCAAAAAATGTTCATATTTGCATTCGCTTGCTTTCGGTTTAACTACAATCACAATTTTCCATCCTCCAGGAAGGTAAGGAAGTAGCTCTCGAAAAACTGCACGAATTTGTCGCTTGATGCGATTGCGGATCACTGCTTTTTTACTAACTTTTTGACTAATAGAAATACCTATACGAGTTGGCTCAGTAACTAAAGAGTCATTGATCGAAACTTCTAATAATGCCCTTAAAATTAAGTAGCGGCTATGACGGCGGATTCCCTGTTCGTAAACAGCGACAAAATCACGCCGATGTTTTAGCCGATTGGCTTTTGGTAATCCCACATTTCACGCTAATTGCCACAAAGTTTGTTGATTATACAGTTAGGCGGTGACGTCCTCTTTTACGACGAGCTTGAACCACTTTTCGTCCGTTACTAGTCCGCATCCGAGCGCGAAAACCTGAAGTTCTTTTTTGTTTGCGATTAGTTCCGCCTAGGGTACGTTGAGTCACTGATGATTACCTCCTTCTTAAATTGATTCATCAATAAAAAGTCACAATCTCTAATTGTACAACATTCAAATAGTCAACAGTAAAAATACTTCGTAGAATTGCTTTTACAGTTTGATTGAGGCACAAAACAATTGCCCTACACTGAATAACTACGTTAAGGATTGATGCTCAAAATCCAAGTGCCTAAGTGTTGACGAATTGGTAAATCTGAAGCTGGTAAAATTTGACATTGAAAATAAAAAGTACCGCCAAAACGAGGATTTTTTACATTAGAAAAGACAATTTCTACCTTATTACTCTCTTTGAGAGGTTGTTCAAGATCAATTTCGATCAGATAACTTTCTTGATCCCAAATCACTTCTCTAATGGGAAGAGGTTCGCCTTTAACTCTGACTTCAATTTTATCGGTATCAAATTTTCCTTTATAGTAGTCAGGGTAAGAAATAAAAAACTTAGATACACCTTGCATCAATTTCTTACCAGGAACACGCAAACGATAACGGTCAAAAGAACCAGCATTACCGCCAAAATCCAAATGATAATCTAAAATATTTTCTCGTTCTACTCCGCTAAAAATAGTTAAACCAGAGTTACCTTGAGCATAAGTAATCATGGGTAAAAAACTGAAAGAGCAACTCACAAGAGCTACAGTAGTTAACAAACTTCGATAAGTTAATCTTTTAAAAATCATAAAATTGTCCAAAAATTGTAATTTGGTAATTGTTTAACTTTACTATTTTATTGAATGTAGCAAAGTTAGCAAATCTAAAGACGTAGACTACCAAGAAAAGTGTCACTCACAATAATTGATTGATCAGTTTTTCCAAAAAAATCGCTTAAATTAATATTAGGCGATTAGTTAGGTAATTGAAATTAGATTAATTTATTTTGATAGTAGGCAATCGCCTGTTTATGACGTAATAACGTGAGGGGTCTTAATAAAACTTTTATCATAATTAGTAAAGATTTAATTTCTCCTGGACTATTTTTTCTGCGCCATTGTCCAGGACGACAATACAATATTTCAATTAAACTTTTCTGTTGAGCCAAACTAAGATTTTTAAATTTAATTCTAATTCTGTTTGTTCTCTCTTGAACATAACTATGGGTAATATAACCGTTAACTTGTAATCCTTCTTCGATTAAAGTTAAATTGATTTGTGTTGGTAATTCGGTGTTTGTTGCTAAAGTTATTTCTGCACCTTCTTCCGATAATTTGTTAGTAACTCCATTGTAAATACAGTCGTTATCAACAGTAAGGATAACGGGTTTCTTTAAAGAAAACCATTCGTAAAAGCTAGGTTTAGGAATGTCGAGTAAAGTCAATAAAGCAACACTAAGAGTTATTAAATTATAAAAACTCCACCATAAACCAAGATTTAAAGCAGATTGAGTTGAAGAATTTAAGACAGCTAGAACAAAACTAATTCCAGTAATAATTAATAATCCTACTAAAGGTAAAGCTAAAGTCCAATTAAAATAAAAGCGGTCTGAAGCTAATCCTTTGGGAGTAACTTTAAATCCTTTAGCAAAAGGACTTAGAATAATTTTAACTACAGTAATAGCTGTAGGAAAACACTGGACTAAAGAATATAAATCAGCCAAAATTGCTGAACGAGATCTGTGATTAAGCCAAGCAAAAACTGAAAGCTGAATAATATAGTAAGGCAGAAAAATATAAACTAATTCTCTTAAACTAAACTCAATTGGATTGATACCAAAGAAAATATAGATAATAGGGACAAATAGAAAAAAGAAACGAGGGATAGGAGTAAACCAGTGTAGTAAGCCTTCTAAATGACCTAATCTTTGCCAGAAATTTAATCCTGGAATAGTTAGGGGATTGGATTCGATAAAAAATGCTTGCAAAGTACCTCTAGCCCAGCGCAATCTTTGATCGATATGAGCCGAAATGTTTTCTGCTGCTAAACCTGCACTTAATTTTTCATCTAAATAAACCAATTCATAACCTTTGGCAGCTAAACGAATCCCTGTAAAGTAGTCTTCACTAACTGAGTTGGTTACAAAATAACCAATCTCTTCCAATGCACTACGACGAACGATGAAAGAAGTTCCTGCACAAACTACACTACCTACACCATCTTTGATTGGTTCGACTTGACGATAAAATACTTCTTCTTCAGGATTTAAAACATCTTCTAAGCCTAAATTTCTGGCAATGGGATCGCAATTATAAAAACTTTGGGGAGTTTGAACTAAAGCAATTTTTTGATTTTGAAAAAAGCCAACGGTGCGTTTTAAGAAATTAGCAGTAGGAATAAAATCAGCGTCAAACACTACAACTAATTCACTATGAGTTTGGGCAAGGGCATGATTCAAATTTCCTGCTTTAGCATGAGAATTATCAGGTCTAGTGATGTAGTGACAACCTAATTGCTGTGCTAATTGTTTGATTTCAGTTCTTTTAGTATCGTCTAGGAGATAAATTTGTTTGTGGGGATAATCTAAAGCCTGACACCCAACGATAGTTCGTTTCAAGATAAAATCGGGTTCGTTGTAAGTAGGAATTAAAATATCTACGGAGGGAGCATAACTACCTTGTTCAACTGCTTCACTGTATCGATTTGCTTCACGATGGCGATTTTTGACTGAGAACATCAAAAGTAGTTGAATAATTGCTCCTGATATAGTTAATAATTCCATCAATAGCAATAACAGACTAAAAGTTCCATTAACAGGATCTGCAAGATTGAGGGTAGATAAAACTCGCCATAATAAATAGCGAACTAATAAGATCAATAAAATTGAGACAACTATTCGGCGTGACCAAGTTTGAGGTGTAGGAGACACTCTCATAATTCCTTGCGCCAAAAAAAACAGTACCAGTGTCGGTACTAGAAGATAATATTTATTTCCTAACTGCGGTGGTATCAACCAACTTGGAGGATTTTCCTGAATTAGCTGCAAACTAGCAAACAATTCGGTGATGTGACTATTACCGAATAACCAAGAAAGAGAAATTGCTGCAAAACAACCAATCATAACAAGTATAACTAAGGTCGCTTGATGTAAGCGGAAGCCTGAGTTACGAGTTACAAAGAGAGGAAAATTCTCTCTAGACGATGATACTGGTTTAACTGTTTGCATAAAGTTCAATTTATAGTTAGGCTCTTAAAAATAAACTTACAAAGTATCTGTAAATTTCTTGTAAAAAGACAAATTTAATTTTCAAAAAAAATCAATGCTCTTTGGTTGTGCTTTACATAATTTAACTAATATTTTTACTTTTGTAAGCACCTTATGTTTTCAGGCTAGGCATCGATAATCTATGGCTATTTTGTAAAGATTTAGATTAGCAACAGCTTATATCTATTAGGAAGAAATATTTTGATTGTTTAAAATCTCAATTGAAATAATTGACATCAAAGCGGTGACGGATAAAGTTTAATAAAAGTTCCCTACTTCTGATCTAAATGATAAATCGTAACTTAAATAACTTATCTAATATTTATCTTTGTTGAGGTAAAGAACATTTTTGACTAGAAAATCATTGCTGCTAAAATTCAAATCTATTGTTGTTAAAAGTAAATTAAATTACTATCTCAGAAAAATTTTTAGTAAAGTCGAGATGTTGTGACTGCAACATAAAGCAAGATTGCATTAGGCTTAAAATTAATTGGTAATCTTCCTCTTCTATAGTTATGGTTGAACAAATCAAACCGAAATACTCTGTTGCTTGGCTTTCAAATTTGGCGGAAATTCCTCAAGCGGAATGGGATGCTTTAGCTCTACCTCTTAATACACCTTTTTTGGAATGGGCGTGGATCAATAATCTCGAAACTTCTGGTAGTGCTATTGCTCGCACGGGATGGCAATCTTGTCACTTGACTGTGTGGCGAGAGAGAAACTTAATTGCTGCTGCACCTTTTTATATTAAAAGCCATAGTTACGGGGAATTTGTTTTCGATCATCAATGGGCTGATTTATCTTATCGTTTGGGAGTTGAATATTATCCTAAGTTGGTAGGGATGACTCCTTTTACTCCTGCAACTGGATACAGATTTTTAATTGCGCCTGAAGAGAATGAAGAAGAACTAACTGAATTAATGGTAGCAGCAATCGATCATTTTTGCGATCGCAATCGAATTTCTAGTTGTAATTTTCTGTTTGTCGATCCTGACTGGCGAGCATTAATGGAAAATTTCGGTTTTAGTAGTTGGTTACATCATAGTTATATTTGGGGCAATCAAAATTTTAATAGTTTTGATGATTATCTTCAGATGTTTAATGCCAATCAGCGTCGCAATATTAAACGAGAAAGAAAAGCGGTAGTCAATGCTGGATTAGAGATGAGAGTATTGGCAGGAGAAGAGATTCCTCATTATTTATATCCTTTAATTTATCGTTTTTATAGTAATACTTGCGATAAATTTTATTGGGGAAGTAAATATCTCACTCGGAAATTTTTTGAACAACTTTATCCTAATTATAGCGATCGCATTGTCCTAGTTGCAGCTTATCAAGAAGGCGGTGATAAAAAACCGGTAGGAATGTCTTTTTGTCTAACTAAAGGCAACAATTTGTATGGTCGTTATTGGGGTTGTTTTGAGGAATATAATTGTTTACATTTTGAGGCTTGTTATTACAAACCTATTGAATGGGCGATTAATAATGGTATTACCATGTTCGATCCTGGTGCGGGAGGAAGTCATAAGAAAAGAAGAGGTTTTCCTGCTACTCCTAATTATAGTTTGCACCGCTTTTATAATCGCAGGATGAATCAAATTTTGCGTAATTATATTGATGAGATTAATCAAATGGAACAGGAAGAAATAGATGCGATTAATCATGAGTTACCTTTCAGTAAAAGAGAAATAAATTTTGATTTTGAGTAACAAGATGTCTTACTTACTACCATTTAAAAATATTTTTTTATGTTTTTTATATAGTTAGTAATTAAAAAATAATGCTTAGAAAAGTTGCTCAAAATATTTGGGTTCAAGAACAATCACAAAAATATTATGGATTGGAAGTCGGCACTAGAATGACGATAATTTGTTTAGCCGATTCCCAATTATTGGTTATTTCTCCTATCAAAACCGATCCAAAAAATATTGAACAAATTAATCAGTTAGGAAAAGTTACTTGGATTGTAGCTCCTAATCTTTATCATCATCTCTATGTTGCAGATTTTCAAGATATTTATCCTCAAGCTAAACTATTAGTTGCTCCTGGATTAGAATTAAAAAGAAAAGATTTAGTAGTCGATCAAGTTCTCACTCAAGATTTAATCAAGTTTGATAATGAATTAGAATATTGCTTATTTGCAGGCTTTAAAATTTTAGATATACCTAAAATATCACCTCTTAATGAAGTAGTCTTTTTTCATATCAAGAGCAAAACTTTAATTCTGACAGATACTGCTTTTCATTTTGATAACAGTTTTCCTTTGATAACTCAGCTTGCAACTAGAATACTTGGAGGTTATCGTACCTTAAGCCCAACTATTTTAGAAAAATTAGCTATCGGTAATAAAAATCAGTTAAAACAATCAATTAAAACAATTCTAAATTGGGATTTTGAAAGAGTAATTATGGCTCATGGCACTATTGTTGAACGGCAAGGTAAACAAAAATTAGTTCAAGGATATCAACAATTTTTAGGTGAAAAATTATCATTAAAATGATTGTGAGAGAATATCGCAAATCAGACTTACCTGAAATTTCTCGTTTATTTTATAATACTATTCATCAAATTAATTCACGAGATTACATCAGGGAACAAATTGAAGCCTGGGCAGCAGAAATTAAAGATGAATTATTCTGGCAGGAAAGGTTTAGAAACGATCTAGTTTATGTTGTAGAAACAAATCATAGTATTGTCGGATTTACTAACTTTAAAACAACAGGATATATTGATTGTTTTTATGTCCATCATCAATGGCAAGGTCAAGGTGTTGGTTCTTTATTGATTAAAAAAATAGAATCAGAGGCTAGAAAGCAACAAATTTCTTTATTATTTTTGGAGGCAAGCATTACTGCTATGCCTTTTTTTAAAGCAAAGGGATTTGTGGTTATTAGAGAGCAAGAAAGATTATATAACGGTTGTAGATTTAAGCAATTTTATCTGGAAAAAAGTTTTATTATTTAGTTTTTCATGAATTTAAGTTTTAACTAAGATTATTAAAAAATAGATTAAAATATTAGAGTAATTATTAATTTGTTCAAATAAAATAATTTTATTTAATTAAACTATGCAGTGTGCAATTGTCAGTCGAGCAGGACAAGTTTTAGCCAGAGGAAAACTAATTTTAGATCGAGAAGAAAATGGTGAGATGCGCTTGAATTTAAAAACTAATGGCGGAAAAATAATTCGGGGAGGAATTGTTGATGCTGATGGAGATTTAAAAAATGCTAGTGAGGAATTATTTCAACAATGTTATGCAACTTGGCAAATGACAGGATTAACCTTAAGTGTGACTATTCGTTAAAGAAATAGATA from Stanieria cyanosphaera PCC 7437 encodes:
- the rnpA gene encoding ribonuclease P protein component, whose amino-acid sequence is MGLPKANRLKHRRDFVAVYEQGIRRHSRYLILRALLEVSINDSLVTEPTRIGISISQKVSKKAVIRNRIKRQIRAVFRELLPYLPGGWKIVIVVKPKASECKYEHFLRELKQLLIEAEIINGY
- the rpmH gene encoding 50S ribosomal protein L34, whose translation is MTQRTLGGTNRKQKRTSGFRARMRTSNGRKVVQARRKRGRHRLTV
- a CDS encoding DUF2808 domain-containing protein; amino-acid sequence: MIFKRLTYRSLLTTVALVSCSFSFLPMITYAQGNSGLTIFSGVERENILDYHLDFGGNAGSFDRYRLRVPGKKLMQGVSKFFISYPDYYKGKFDTDKIEVRVKGEPLPIREVIWDQESYLIEIDLEQPLKESNKVEIVFSNVKNPRFGGTFYFQCQILPASDLPIRQHLGTWILSINP
- a CDS encoding glycosyltransferase yields the protein MQTVKPVSSSRENFPLFVTRNSGFRLHQATLVILVMIGCFAAISLSWLFGNSHITELFASLQLIQENPPSWLIPPQLGNKYYLLVPTLVLFFLAQGIMRVSPTPQTWSRRIVVSILLILLVRYLLWRVLSTLNLADPVNGTFSLLLLLMELLTISGAIIQLLLMFSVKNRHREANRYSEAVEQGSYAPSVDILIPTYNEPDFILKRTIVGCQALDYPHKQIYLLDDTKRTEIKQLAQQLGCHYITRPDNSHAKAGNLNHALAQTHSELVVVFDADFIPTANFLKRTVGFFQNQKIALVQTPQSFYNCDPIARNLGLEDVLNPEEEVFYRQVEPIKDGVGSVVCAGTSFIVRRSALEEIGYFVTNSVSEDYFTGIRLAAKGYELVYLDEKLSAGLAAENISAHIDQRLRWARGTLQAFFIESNPLTIPGLNFWQRLGHLEGLLHWFTPIPRFFFLFVPIIYIFFGINPIEFSLRELVYIFLPYYIIQLSVFAWLNHRSRSAILADLYSLVQCFPTAITVVKIILSPFAKGFKVTPKGLASDRFYFNWTLALPLVGLLIITGISFVLAVLNSSTQSALNLGLWWSFYNLITLSVALLTLLDIPKPSFYEWFSLKKPVILTVDNDCIYNGVTNKLSEEGAEITLATNTELPTQINLTLIEEGLQVNGYITHSYVQERTNRIRIKFKNLSLAQQKSLIEILYCRPGQWRRKNSPGEIKSLLIMIKVLLRPLTLLRHKQAIAYYQNKLI
- a CDS encoding GNAT family N-acetyltransferase; translated protein: MVEQIKPKYSVAWLSNLAEIPQAEWDALALPLNTPFLEWAWINNLETSGSAIARTGWQSCHLTVWRERNLIAAAPFYIKSHSYGEFVFDHQWADLSYRLGVEYYPKLVGMTPFTPATGYRFLIAPEENEEELTELMVAAIDHFCDRNRISSCNFLFVDPDWRALMENFGFSSWLHHSYIWGNQNFNSFDDYLQMFNANQRRNIKRERKAVVNAGLEMRVLAGEEIPHYLYPLIYRFYSNTCDKFYWGSKYLTRKFFEQLYPNYSDRIVLVAAYQEGGDKKPVGMSFCLTKGNNLYGRYWGCFEEYNCLHFEACYYKPIEWAINNGITMFDPGAGGSHKKRRGFPATPNYSLHRFYNRRMNQILRNYIDEINQMEQEEIDAINHELPFSKREINFDFE
- a CDS encoding DUF4336 domain-containing protein, encoding MLRKVAQNIWVQEQSQKYYGLEVGTRMTIICLADSQLLVISPIKTDPKNIEQINQLGKVTWIVAPNLYHHLYVADFQDIYPQAKLLVAPGLELKRKDLVVDQVLTQDLIKFDNELEYCLFAGFKILDIPKISPLNEVVFFHIKSKTLILTDTAFHFDNSFPLITQLATRILGGYRTLSPTILEKLAIGNKNQLKQSIKTILNWDFERVIMAHGTIVERQGKQKLVQGYQQFLGEKLSLK
- a CDS encoding GNAT family N-acetyltransferase — its product is MIVREYRKSDLPEISRLFYNTIHQINSRDYIREQIEAWAAEIKDELFWQERFRNDLVYVVETNHSIVGFTNFKTTGYIDCFYVHHQWQGQGVGSLLIKKIESEARKQQISLLFLEASITAMPFFKAKGFVVIREQERLYNGCRFKQFYLEKSFII